From the Gramella sp. Hel_I_59 genome, one window contains:
- the secY gene encoding preprotein translocase subunit SecY, which yields MKFINTIQNIWKIEELKNRILVTLGLLLVYRFGAQVVLPGIDAAQLSSLANQTDSGLLGLLNAFTGGAFSNASVFALGIMPYISASIVVQLMGIAIPYLQKLQKEGESGRKKINQITRWLTIAITLVQGPGYIYNLFATLPGEAFLLGDNLTFVISSVIILTTGTIFAMWLGEKITDKGIGNGISLLIMVGIIATLPQAFIQEFASRVFESNGGMVMILIELVIWFAIIMASVMLVMAVRQIPVQYARRSASGGYEKNVFGSRQYIPLKLNASGVMPIIFAQAIMFIPVALAGLSDSDTAQGVTAAFQNIFGFWYNLVFALLIIVFTYFYTAITVPTNKMADDLKRSGGFIPGIRPGTETAEYLDRIMSQITLPGSIFLALIAVFPAIVFSLLGVQQSWALFFGGTSLLIMVGVAIDTMQQVNSYLLNRHYDGLMKTGKNRKAVA from the coding sequence ATGAAATTCATCAATACGATTCAAAATATTTGGAAAATCGAGGAACTAAAAAATAGAATTTTAGTAACCCTCGGTTTGCTTTTGGTATATCGTTTCGGGGCGCAGGTAGTGCTTCCCGGAATTGATGCCGCTCAGCTTTCAAGCCTGGCTAACCAAACAGATAGTGGACTATTAGGTCTACTTAACGCATTTACAGGTGGAGCGTTCTCAAATGCTTCAGTTTTTGCTTTAGGTATTATGCCTTATATCTCTGCTTCTATTGTGGTGCAATTAATGGGGATTGCTATTCCTTACTTGCAAAAGCTTCAGAAAGAAGGTGAAAGTGGACGTAAAAAGATCAATCAAATCACCCGATGGTTAACCATTGCAATTACATTGGTGCAGGGGCCTGGTTATATTTATAACCTGTTTGCAACCCTTCCTGGAGAAGCATTCTTGCTTGGAGATAACTTAACTTTTGTTATCTCTTCGGTAATAATACTTACCACAGGTACAATTTTTGCAATGTGGTTAGGTGAGAAGATCACAGATAAAGGGATTGGTAATGGTATTTCATTGTTAATTATGGTGGGTATTATTGCTACTCTTCCACAGGCATTCATTCAGGAATTTGCTTCCAGAGTATTTGAATCCAACGGTGGTATGGTAATGATCCTTATCGAACTTGTGATCTGGTTTGCTATCATCATGGCATCTGTAATGCTGGTAATGGCAGTACGTCAAATACCTGTACAGTATGCAAGAAGATCTGCTTCTGGTGGATATGAAAAGAACGTTTTTGGTTCTAGACAGTATATACCTTTGAAATTAAATGCATCTGGTGTAATGCCAATCATTTTCGCTCAGGCGATCATGTTCATTCCTGTAGCTCTTGCGGGTCTATCAGACTCAGATACTGCTCAGGGTGTAACAGCAGCATTCCAGAACATCTTTGGTTTCTGGTATAACCTTGTATTCGCTCTATTGATTATTGTTTTTACATATTTCTATACAGCGATCACGGTGCCAACAAATAAAATGGCAGATGATCTTAAAAGAAGTGGTGGTTTTATTCCAGGGATTCGTCCAGGAACTGAAACTGCTGAATACTTAGATAGGATCATGTCTCAAATTACGCTTCCTGGATCTATTTTCCTGGCTCTTATTGCGGTGTTCCCTGCAATAGTTTTCTCTTTGCTGGGTGTACAGCAAAGTTGGGCGTTGTTCTTCGGAGGTACTTCACTTCTGATTATGGTTGGAGTTGCAATAGATACTATGCAGCAGGTAAATTCTTATCTACTGAATAGACACTATGACGGATTAATGAAAACAGGTAAAAACAGAAAAGCAGTAGCTTAA
- the infA gene encoding translation initiation factor IF-1 gives MAKQAAIEQDGTIIEALSNAMFRVELENGHVVTAHISGKMRMHYIKLLPGDKVKLEMSPYDLTKARITYRY, from the coding sequence ATGGCAAAGCAGGCAGCGATTGAACAAGACGGAACCATTATCGAAGCATTGTCTAATGCGATGTTTCGAGTGGAATTAGAAAATGGTCACGTAGTGACTGCACATATCTCTGGAAAGATGCGTATGCATTACATTAAATTACTTCCTGGAGATAAGGTGAAACTGGAAATGAGTCCTTACGATTTAACTAAGGCTCGAATAACTTACAGATACTAA
- the ykgO gene encoding type B 50S ribosomal protein L36, with protein MKVRASIKKRSADCKIVRRKGRLYVINKKNPRFKQRQG; from the coding sequence ATGAAAGTTAGAGCATCAATAAAAAAGAGAAGTGCCGACTGCAAGATTGTTCGCAGAAAAGGGCGCCTTTACGTTATTAACAAAAAGAATCCTAGATTTAAACAAAGACAAGGCTAA
- the rpsM gene encoding 30S ribosomal protein S13 encodes MARIAGVDIPKQKRGVIALTYIFGIGRSRAQEILAQAKVDESKKVSEWDDDEIGKIREAVGQFTIEGELRTEVQMSIKRLMDIGCYRGIRHRAGLPLRGQRTKNNSRTRKGRRKTVANKKKATK; translated from the coding sequence ATGGCAAGAATTGCAGGGGTAGATATACCTAAACAAAAGCGAGGAGTTATAGCGTTGACCTATATCTTCGGAATTGGTAGAAGCAGGGCTCAAGAGATACTTGCACAAGCTAAAGTAGACGAGAGTAAGAAAGTTTCTGAATGGGACGATGATGAAATCGGTAAAATTCGTGAAGCCGTTGGTCAGTTTACAATCGAAGGTGAGTTGCGTACTGAAGTTCAGATGAGCATCAAGCGTCTTATGGACATTGGATGTTACAGAGGAATTCGTCACAGAGCTGGTTTACCTTTAAGAGGACAGCGTACTAAGAATAACTCGAGAACCAGAAAAGGTAGAAGAAAAACAGTTGCTAACAAGAAAAAAGCGACTAAATAG
- the rpsK gene encoding 30S ribosomal protein S11 produces the protein MAKKTNQKAGKTQKKRKVIVESNGEAHVTASFNNIIISLTNKKGDVVSWSSAGKMGFRGSKKNTPYAAQLAAEDASKVAHEAGMRKVKVYVKGPGNGRESAIRAVHNSGIEVTEIIDITPLPHNGCRPPKRRRV, from the coding sequence ATGGCAAAGAAGACAAATCAAAAGGCCGGTAAGACTCAGAAGAAACGTAAAGTAATCGTTGAATCCAACGGTGAAGCTCACGTTACTGCTTCTTTCAACAACATTATAATTTCCCTTACCAACAAAAAGGGTGATGTTGTTTCGTGGTCATCTGCTGGTAAGATGGGCTTTAGAGGATCTAAGAAAAATACACCTTACGCTGCGCAATTAGCTGCTGAAGATGCTTCGAAAGTAGCACATGAGGCTGGAATGCGTAAAGTAAAGGTATATGTTAAAGGTCCTGGAAATGGTAGAGAGTCTGCTATTAGAGCAGTACACAATAGTGGTATCGAGGTTACTGAAATTATCGACATCACTCCACTTCCACACAATGGATGTCGTCCACCTAAGAGACGTAGAGTTTAA
- the rpsD gene encoding 30S ribosomal protein S4, protein MARYTGPKTKIARKFGEAIFGDDKSFEKRNYPPGQHGNNRRRGKKSEYAIQLMEKQKAKYTYGILERQFRNMFEKATRAQGITGEVLLQLCESRLDNVVYRMGVAPSRRAARQLVGHRHITVNGELVNIPSYHLKAGDVVGVREKSKSLGVIQESLSNSSNVYEWLSWNSEKKEGTFVSVPGRVQIPENINEQFIVELYSK, encoded by the coding sequence ATGGCAAGATATACAGGTCCAAAAACTAAAATAGCCCGTAAGTTCGGTGAAGCTATTTTTGGTGACGACAAATCTTTCGAAAAAAGAAATTATCCTCCAGGACAGCACGGTAACAACCGTCGTAGAGGAAAGAAATCGGAATATGCTATCCAGTTGATGGAAAAGCAAAAAGCTAAGTATACGTATGGTATTCTTGAGCGTCAATTCCGTAATATGTTTGAAAAAGCAACCAGAGCACAGGGTATTACCGGTGAGGTTCTTCTTCAACTTTGTGAGTCTCGTTTAGATAATGTAGTGTACCGTATGGGTGTTGCTCCTTCAAGAAGAGCTGCGCGCCAGTTAGTAGGTCACCGTCATATTACTGTAAACGGAGAACTTGTAAATATTCCTTCTTACCACCTAAAGGCTGGTGATGTTGTTGGGGTAAGAGAAAAATCTAAATCACTTGGTGTGATTCAGGAGTCATTATCTAATAGCAGTAATGTTTACGAATGGCTTTCATGGAATTCTGAAAAGAAAGAAGGTACTTTCGTATCTGTTCCAGGAAGAGTTCAAATTCCTGAAAACATCAACGAGCAATTTATAGTCGAATTATATTCGAAATAA
- a CDS encoding DNA-directed RNA polymerase subunit alpha: MAILNFQKPDKVIMIDSTDFEGKFEFRPLEPGYGLTVGNALRRVLLSSLEGFAITSVRIEGVDHEFSTIAGVVEDVTEIILNLKQVRFKRQIDEIDNESVTISVSGEEQLTAGHFQKFISGFQILNPDQVICHMDKKVNLNMEVTIEKGRGYVPAEENKKANAPLGTIFVDSIYTPIKNVKYSIENYRVEQKTDYEKLVFEIISDGSIHPKDALTEAAKTLIHHFMLFSDERITLEADEIAQTETYDEESLHMRQLLKTKLVDLDLSVRALNCLKAAEVDTLGDLVSYNKNDLMKFRNFGKKSLTELEELVSNKGLNFGMDLSKYKLDKD; encoded by the coding sequence ATGGCAATACTAAATTTTCAGAAGCCCGATAAAGTTATAATGATTGATTCTACAGATTTCGAAGGGAAATTTGAATTTCGCCCTTTGGAACCTGGATATGGATTAACTGTTGGTAACGCTTTAAGACGAGTGCTTTTATCTTCTTTGGAAGGTTTCGCGATCACTTCAGTTAGAATTGAAGGTGTAGATCACGAATTCTCTACCATCGCAGGTGTAGTGGAAGATGTAACTGAGATCATTTTGAACCTAAAACAAGTTAGATTCAAAAGACAAATCGATGAGATCGATAACGAATCAGTAACAATTTCAGTTTCCGGAGAAGAGCAATTAACTGCCGGTCACTTCCAGAAATTTATTTCAGGTTTTCAAATCCTAAACCCAGATCAGGTGATCTGTCATATGGATAAGAAAGTGAATTTGAACATGGAAGTTACTATCGAAAAAGGTAGAGGTTACGTTCCGGCAGAAGAAAACAAGAAGGCCAATGCACCACTAGGTACTATATTCGTAGATTCTATTTACACTCCTATAAAGAATGTAAAATATAGTATCGAGAATTACCGTGTGGAGCAGAAGACTGACTATGAGAAGCTGGTATTCGAAATCATTAGTGATGGTTCTATCCATCCTAAAGATGCTTTAACTGAAGCTGCAAAAACTCTTATTCACCACTTTATGTTGTTCTCTGATGAGAGAATTACCTTAGAGGCTGACGAGATCGCACAGACTGAAACTTATGATGAAGAAAGTCTTCACATGAGACAATTGCTTAAAACTAAACTGGTTGATCTTGACCTGTCTGTTAGAGCATTAAATTGTCTGAAAGCTGCTGAAGTTGATACTTTAGGAGATCTTGTTTCTTACAATAAGAACGACCTTATGAAGTTTAGAAATTTTGGAAAGAAATCTCTAACTGAATTGGAAGAGCTTGTAAGCAATAAAGGTTTAAACTTTGGAATGGACCTTTCAAAATATAAACTCGATAAAGACTAA
- the rplQ gene encoding 50S ribosomal protein L17 — MRHGKKTNHLGRKTAHRKAMLANMACSLIEHKRINTTVAKAKALKVFVEPLVTKSKDDTTHNRRIVFSKLRSKEAVSELFREVAPKVGDRPGGYTRVIKLGSRLGDAAEMALVELVDFNETYNVSGDKPKKKKSTRRAGKKKVEETTAQPEEAKAETKKEESKAEEPKTDSKEDKKDE, encoded by the coding sequence ATGAGACACGGAAAAAAAACAAATCATTTAGGTAGAAAAACAGCTCATCGTAAAGCTATGCTTGCGAATATGGCATGTTCCCTAATTGAACACAAGCGCATCAACACTACAGTTGCAAAAGCTAAAGCTTTAAAAGTTTTTGTTGAGCCTTTAGTAACTAAGTCTAAAGATGATACTACTCACAACAGACGTATTGTTTTTAGTAAGTTAAGAAGCAAAGAAGCAGTTAGCGAACTTTTTCGCGAAGTTGCTCCTAAAGTAGGTGATCGTCCAGGTGGATACACAAGAGTTATCAAACTTGGTAGTCGTCTTGGAGATGCTGCTGAAATGGCCCTTGTGGAATTGGTTGATTTCAATGAGACTTACAACGTAAGCGGAGATAAACCTAAAAAGAAAAAGTCTACTCGTAGAGCAGGTAAGAAGAAAGTGGAAGAAACTACAGCTCAACCTGAAGAAGCGAAAGCTGAAACTAAAAAAGAAGAGTCTAAAGCTGAAGAGCCTAAGACAGATAGTAAAGAAGATAAAAAAGACGAATAG